DNA from Sphingomonas psychrotolerans:
GGTCGCGCTCGTCGACCGTGAAGGACGCGTGCTGGTCCAGCAGCGCCCGCCGGGTAAGCCGATGGCGGGGCTGTGGGAATTCCCCGGCGGCAAGGTCGAGGCGGGCGAAGTGCCCGAGGTGGCTTTGGTGCGCGAACTCGCCGAGGAACTGGGGATCGACGTTGCAACCGGGGCGCTGGCTCCGATCGCCTTCGCCAGCGAGGGGCTGGGCGAACGGCATTTGCTGCTGCTGCTCTATGTGGCGCATGAATGGGCAGGGACTCCCGAACCGCGGCATGCCAGCGCGCTGCAATGGGTGCGCCCGGCGGAGATGCGGACGCTGGCGATGCCCCCGGCGGACGTGCCGCTGGTCGATGCGCTGGAGCGGCTGCTCTAGTCCGGCCGCTTCGGCTTCAGCGCGTCGGCGAGCGAGGCTGTGGCACTGCCCCGACGCGCGGCCTTGGGCTGCGAAGGATCGGGCGCCCAGCCGGTGAGATAGACGATCTCGAAGCGTTCGGGGGTGCGGCCGTCTGGTTCGGCACGATCGGCGAAGGCCGCCGATGCACGGACGAGGGTGTCGCGAGTGAGCGGCGCAGGGTTGGGAAGCAGGTTGGTCGCGGCCATGCCGCGCAGGTCGCGCAGCAGATTGGGCAGTCCGGCATAGCGCACCACCAAAGTCTCGACGTCGGACACCGGCAAGGCGAAGCCGGCGCGGCTGAGCAGATCGCCGCCGGCGCGAACGTCGATCTGCGGGTGGAAGCGGGCGGCAGGGCGCACGGTCTCGGCTTCGCGCAGACAGCCGCGCAACGTGGCGAGCGTGCCGGCACCGGCAAAGGCAGCGAGGAACAGCCCGTCGGGGCGCAGTATCCGCCGTGCGAGCGCGAGTGCGCCTGGCACGTCGTTGACCTGATCGAGCACGCCGACAGAGATCACCAGATCGAATGCGGCGTCGGCGAAGGGCAGGCGATCTTCGTCGGCCTGTACTCCGCCCGCCGCGCGCGCGAACCCGAACCCGGCATCGAGCCGGGCGATGCGCGCGCCGGGAATGTGCAGGTCGCCGGCAAAGCTGCCGAGATCGAGCACGTCACGGAAATCGCGCTTTACGCCGTCGAGCCGCTCGAGCAGGCCGTCGAGCATATGTTCGCGCAGGAACGAAAAGCCGGCAAAACCGGGCGCGGCGCGATCGCGGCGGCGGCGGCGGAGCGCGCGGGAGAAGATTTCGGAGGGTGTTTCGGAGTCGGGCACGTGCGGCTTGTGCCGCGTGGCTGCGCCCGCGACAAGGAGCGGCATGGCTGCGCTCGCTTCCCTTGCACGGCTCGCCGACCTTGCGCTGCCGCCGCGCTGCCCGGGCTGCGGCGAAGTCATTGCGGCGCCCCATCGCTTCTGCGCGCGCTGCTGGGGGAGCCTGCGCTTCCTCGGTCCGCCCTGGTGCGCGGGCTGCCAGCTGCCGTTCGAGTTCGATCGCGGCGAGGGCGCGCTTTGCGGGGAGTGTCTCGCCGATCCCCCGCCGCATGACGGCGTGCGCGCGGCGGTGGCGTATGGCGATGTCGCGCGCGAGGTGGCGCTCAAGCTAAAATATTCGGGGAAGCTGGCCTGCGCCGAGACCATGGCGCGCGCGATGGCGCGGCTGATGCCGGAGGGGGCCGATCTGCTGGTGCCGGTGCCGCTGCACCGCTGGCGGATCTGGTCGCGCGGGTTCAATCAGGCCGCGCTGATCGCCGGCGCCTTGTCCCGCGCCACCCGAGTGCCCGCCAATGTCGAGCTGCTGCGGCGAGTGAAGGCGACGCCGGTGCTGCGCGGGCTGGGTCCGCGGGGCCGGGCAAAGGCGGTGGCGGGGGCGTTCGCGCTGGCGAGTGATGCGAAGCCAAAATTGGCCGGCAAGACCGTGGTGCTGATCGACGATGTGCATACCAGCGGCGCGACCGCGGCGGCCTGCGCGCGGGTACTCAAGCGCGGCGGGGCGGCCAAAGTGATCCTTCTGTGCTGGGCGCGCGTTCTCGGAGACGAGGCGCTGGATTGACAAGCGCCCCCGGGTCCACAATTCGAGGCACCAATGGCCAAG
Protein-coding regions in this window:
- a CDS encoding ComF family protein, translated to MAALASLARLADLALPPRCPGCGEVIAAPHRFCARCWGSLRFLGPPWCAGCQLPFEFDRGEGALCGECLADPPPHDGVRAAVAYGDVAREVALKLKYSGKLACAETMARAMARLMPEGADLLVPVPLHRWRIWSRGFNQAALIAGALSRATRVPANVELLRRVKATPVLRGLGPRGRAKAVAGAFALASDAKPKLAGKTVVLIDDVHTSGATAAACARVLKRGGAAKVILLCWARVLGDEALD
- a CDS encoding (deoxy)nucleoside triphosphate pyrophosphohydrolase, with translation MEISGLLLVVAVALVDREGRVLVQQRPPGKPMAGLWEFPGGKVEAGEVPEVALVRELAEELGIDVATGALAPIAFASEGLGERHLLLLLYVAHEWAGTPEPRHASALQWVRPAEMRTLAMPPADVPLVDALERLL
- a CDS encoding class I SAM-dependent methyltransferase, producing the protein MPLLVAGAATRHKPHVPDSETPSEIFSRALRRRRRDRAAPGFAGFSFLREHMLDGLLERLDGVKRDFRDVLDLGSFAGDLHIPGARIARLDAGFGFARAAGGVQADEDRLPFADAAFDLVISVGVLDQVNDVPGALALARRILRPDGLFLAAFAGAGTLATLRGCLREAETVRPAARFHPQIDVRAGGDLLSRAGFALPVSDVETLVVRYAGLPNLLRDLRGMAATNLLPNPAPLTRDTLVRASAAFADRAEPDGRTPERFEIVYLTGWAPDPSQPKAARRGSATASLADALKPKRPD